Proteins encoded by one window of Lycium barbarum isolate Lr01 chromosome 11, ASM1917538v2, whole genome shotgun sequence:
- the LOC132619815 gene encoding uncharacterized protein LOC132619815 produces the protein MEDMLSRVLKNVESTNSFCQEMGQVVTSHSTSIKQIESQLSQISTQLNQSGETIRQEELVMKKGLVDEAKIVEEPRVIEEEVKMKKKKTTIKEPIVIEHIPKSDEVSEGEKVVDEVTKALKPTPKPPPLFPQRLAKKADDGNFLKFIEKLKQLSINIPLVEALEQMLGYAKFMKDIVTKRRHSSFETMGVTHHCRSIVTKALAHKKEGSGTFTIPCTIGSYKFAKALCDL, from the exons ATGGAGGATATGCTATCAAGAGTTTTGAAAAATGTGGAGTCAACCAATTCCTTTTGTCAAGAAATGGGGCAAGTGGTGACTTCTCATTCCACTTCCATTAAACAAATTGAGTCACAACTAAGCCAAATCTCGACTCAACTTAATCAAAG TGGGGAAACAATTCGGCAAGAAGAGTTGGTGATGAAAAAAGGGTTGGTTGATGAAGCAAAAATTGTTGAAGAGCCAAGGGTCATTGAAGAAGAAGTAAAGATGAAAAAGAAGAAGACTACTATCAAGGAGCCTATTGTTATTGAACACATCCCCAAAAGTGATGAAGTGTCGGAAGGCGAGAAAGTGGTTGATGAGGTTACTAAAGCTTTGAAGCCTACTCCTAAACCTCCTCCTCTATTTCCTCAAAGATTGGCTAAGAAAGCGGATGATGGCAATTTTCTCAAGTTCATAGAGAAATTGAAACAACTTTCAATCAATATCCCATTAGTGGAGGCACTTGAGCAAATGCTCGGGTATGCGAAATTCATGAAAGATATTGTAACCAAGAGGAGGCATTCTAGTTTTGAAACAATGGGGGTTACACATCATTGTAGATCTATTGTGACAAAAGCTTTGGCTCATAAGAAAGAAGGCTCGGGAACTTTCACCATTCCTTGCACAATTGGGAGTTACAAATTTGCAAAGGCCTTATGTGATCTTTGA